Genomic window (Vitis riparia cultivar Riparia Gloire de Montpellier isolate 1030 chromosome 4, EGFV_Vit.rip_1.0, whole genome shotgun sequence):
AAAACCAGAAGGGATAACCAGGAGTTGCCCCATATACTCTAGGATCAGGAAATCCATGAACGTGAATATTGAACAGGGAGGGAGATAAATGACCAAAAGCAGCAGACAATGCGAAATTACCAAATCTTGCAGTTCGAACTGGTGCAAACCCTCTCATCAATCCAAGCCCAAGATGTGAAACGGGGTTTGCTACTGGAGGAGCTGTTTCAGGTCTCTGCCCTGCTGGGCGACTAGGTATACTATCATTAGGAATTGATTTTGATCTGGGATCACTAGGTGTTTTCCCCCTGCCATAAAGAGGAACCAACTTTTCCTCCTGTACGAGGGCCTTACAAACCGGGCATTCTTGGGAATGTGAGTGATGATGGAGCCATTCATAAAGGCAAGGCCAGCAGTAAAGGTGACCACAAAGAGTAACAATGGGGTCTTGAGCCAATTCAAAGCAGATATTACATTCAAAATCACCAACATCATTGCTACCACTACCCCCGCAAGCGCCGCTTGCGGGTGACATGCTTTCTGATTCCCCAAACCCACTTGCCATTTCCTACCCCTATCAACTTCGATTCAAATGCCTGCGTATCAGACAAAACTTAAATCAAAACTACAGCAACTTCATAAAGGATTCagcccttttttttcctttcctttttcaacGGCAAAAACCAGAACCTTAGGCCGCCTTTTGACTGCCGAGAAAACCGTGGAAACAAAGGAACATGAAATTCAGATCATGTACTTTAAGGCTGCTTTGATTTCCAGAACAGCTATATCAGCCACAATTTCGAGGGTGTTTTTGTTCCCAAGAAATCCGAAAACGAAAAACTAAGATTTATTTTCCTaccttttctcagcaaccaaacggtgACACGGAAAAGAAATGCTttccaaaaaattgaaaaaaacagATAAATCAAACCGACATCAAATGCACAGACAGCAACGATTGAGAACAGTAAAAGTAAGACAGGGGTAGAATTGAATAATGGTGCTGACCTTTTCTTCcgatagataaaataaaatggttcaATGACTCGATCGCAATCGTAAACCCACCCAAGATTCCTTATGTTGGACCTGCCTAACACTCCCCAGAAGATTCTAGGCTCTTGCGTTTCCTGTCAGTTTTAAGGGAAACGTTTCCCGGTTTCGTTGATCGAAAGATTTATTTCGCCTCTCagaggagataaaaaaaaaaaaaaaattgaacggTTGGGATTGCTGAGGCCGTGAGGCACATAGACTTGGATGGCCAGCTGAATCTAAATCTTTCGAGTCTTGCAAACGCTTCAAAAGTGGGCCGAATTAGGCAACCCACACCAACCAATGGGCCAACAGGGCCCACTGTAGTGATCCATAGAACTGAGGTCGAGGCAGCCCAATTAAAATAGTTGGTATTTGACAATATTGAGGCTTGTGGGATTCATAAAAGTTGTGGCCAGTATTCACCCAATAAGGCAGCCGACTTTTGCAACCGTACGCACTCCGACGTGTTTTTAATGTTGTATGATCAATGATTGCGACTCATCATACcttttttatgaataaagaaaaaggtattcgggaattaaattaaattttaattaatattaaattttgtgaCGTCACCCAACACACCTGCCTTCATTAGTATCAAATTTTTAATGCCgacattttcataatattttatta
Coding sequences:
- the LOC117912158 gene encoding E3 ubiquitin-protein ligase RNF185-like; this encodes MASGFGESESMSPASGACGGSGSNDVGDFECNICFELAQDPIVTLCGHLYCWPCLYEWLHHHSHSQECPVCKALVQEEKLVPLYGRGKTPSDPRSKSIPNDSIPSRPAGQRPETAPPVANPVSHLGLGLMRGFAPVRTARFGNFALSAAFGHLSPSLFNIHVHGFPDPRVYGATPGYPFWFSNAMHGGLGHMHRFPHPISQRQRTNYYLKNLLLFIGVLVILALIW